In Hirundo rustica isolate bHirRus1 chromosome 2, bHirRus1.pri.v3, whole genome shotgun sequence, one genomic interval encodes:
- the PRCP gene encoding lysosomal Pro-X carboxypeptidase, with product MWDVAEELNAMLVFAEHRYYGQSLPFGNESFSDSKHLNYLTSEQALADFAVLVEYLKTTIAGAQHSPVIAIGGSYGGMLAAWFRMKYPHVVAGALAASAPIWQFGDLVPCGTFFSIVTNDFKKSGPGCSESIRNSWGAVNHLSSTDAGLQWLSNTFHLCSPLKTPQDAAVLKNWLSETWVNLAMVNYPYKADFLQPLPAWPIQEVCKFLKDPSLSDKLLLQNIFQAVNLYYNYTGEASCLDVSQSATKSLGEMGWYYQACTEMVMPLCTDGVHDMFEPQKWDFDALSEECYRMWGVRPRLSWMLSMYGGKNISSHSNIIFSNGGLDPWSAGGVTQNITDSLVAVVIPDGAHHLDLRGRNPLDPKSVQQARAMEVCLMKEWIEKARHSH from the exons ATGTGGGATGTGGCTGAAGAGCTTAATGCCATGTTGGTATTTGCTGAACACAGATATTATGGACAATCTTTGCCCTTTGGGAATGAGTCTTTCAGT GATTCCAAGCATCTCAATTACCTGACATCCGAACAAGCTCTGGCAGACTTTGCAGTACTCGTTGAGTACTTAAAGACGACCATTGCAGGGGCTCAGCACAGTCCAGTCATAGCTATTGGAGGGTCTTACGGAGGAATGCTGGCAGCCTGGTTTAGGATGAAGTATCCCCATGTGGTGGCTGG AGCTCTGGCAGCGTCTGCCCCGATCTGGCAGTTCGGTGATTTGGTTCCATGTGGAACATTTTTCAGCATAGTGACCAATGACTTCAAAAAGAGtggcccaggctgctcagagagcaTCCGGAATTCCTGGGGTGCTGTTAACCACCTTTCCTCAACAG atgCAGGTTTGCAGTGGCTTTCCAACACATTTCATTTGTGCAGCCCCTTAAAAACTCCTCAGGATGCTGCTGTATTGAAAAATTGGCTGAGTGAGACTTGGGTAAACTTGGCTATGGTGAATTATCCCTATAAAGCTGACTTcttgcagcctctgccagcttGGCCTATACAG GAAGTCTGCAAGTTCTTGAAGGATCCCAGTCTCTCTGACAAATTGttgctgcagaatattttcCAGGCAGTAAATTTATATTACAACTATACAGGAGAAGCCTCATGCTTAGATGTGTCACAGAGTGCAACAAAGAGTCTCGGTGAAATGGGTTGGTACTACCAG GCTTGCACTGAGATGGTGATGCCCTTATGCACAGATGGTGTCCATGACATGTTTGAGCCTCAGAAGTGGGACTTTGATGCACTTTCAGAAGAGTGTTACAGGATGTGGGGGGTGAGGCCTCGCCTCTCTTGGATGCTTTCTATGTATGGAGGAAAAAACATCAGTTCACACAGCAACATCATCTTCAG CAATGGTGGCCTGGATCCGTGGTCTGCAGGTGGGGTGACCCAGAACATCACCGACTCCCTCGTGGCGGTTGTGATCCCAGATGGAGCCCATCACCTGGACCTACGCGGCCGAAACCCTTTGGACCCCAAGTCTGTCCAGCAAGCTCGAGCCATGGAGGTCTGCCTCATGAAGGAGTGGATAGAAAAGGCCAGGCACAGCCACTGA